The following nucleotide sequence is from Anatilimnocola floriformis.
CGCCCGATGCTGCGGTCGTGGTGGAGTTGCGCTATTTCTACAAGGGCAATGCAGGCGATCTCCGCGTGCCGACCTTCCTCGATTCTGAAACTGCCGTGCAGCAAGTTTATCTCGCGGCCTATTTGCCCGAAGAGCAGCAACTGCTCGGCATGACCGGCCCGTGGACGGCTGAGAATCGAGCCGCCTGGCCGCCGACGCTGCAAGGCAGCAGCAGCGATCAACACCTGCTCAATCAGATCAAGGAAAACGTTGCTGGCTGCAACACGCTCGGCAACGACTTCCGCACCGATGGCACGCTCTATTTGTTCTCCGCGCTCCGGCCGACGACGGCCGACTCGCTGCGACTCGTCTCGATGAACCGCACGGGCCTACAAGTGCTGGTGTTCCTCATCATCGCTGTCATCGGCGTCGCACTTACAGCGCGGCCCATTGGTGAACGCCTGTGGTTCCTCGCTGCCGTGGTAGTAGCCGTTGTCCTGATTGCGGTGCTGCTGCCAACGCTGGCGAAGGCGGTGATCACCGGCTCGCTTACTGCGGCGATCGGCCTGGTGCTGCTCGTCTGGTTGGTGCGGTTCCTGGCTTGGGCCTTGCCGGGCGTGGTGCATTGGATCTCAACTCGGCCGGTACGCACCGCAGCAGCCGCTTCTGCCGTCGCCGCGGCGGCTGCTACCTCGCCAGTCGCGAACGCCGGAGAAACGCCCTTCAGACCCGGCGGGCCTGGAACAGGAACGATGGTCTCGACGCCCGAAGGTACGGCCACGCCACCCGTTCCGCCGCCGACGGACAATCCGCCGAGCAAAGAAGGAGGTGAACGTCATGAATAAGTTCAATCCTTTGTCTGCGATCATCCTGCTCCTGTCGCTCGCGTTTCACGCGATCGCCGCAGAACCTAACATGCCGGCGAACGCGCCCGCCGCCAACGCTCCCGCCAAGCCCGCGGGCAAAAAAACAATTCGCGAAATCTTCGTCCCCTTCGATGACCTGCAAGTCATTCTAGAAAGTGACAAAAACCGCGTCTTCCTCACCCGCGAGGAATACGAAGAGCTGCTGAAAGTGGTCGAGGCCCAAGCCGCGAAGCAAGGGCCCGTCAACGTCGTCATGCTGCAAGCCGCGTACTCCGGCAAGATCGACGACGGCCGGGCGCAAGTCACCGGCAAGCTCGAGCTCGAGGTGTTGCAGGACGGCTGGCAAGTGGTGTCGCTGCAGCTCGGTCACGTGGGCATCAAGAGCGCCACGCTCGACGGCAAGTCGGCCTCGCTGGCCCGCGATGCTCGTGGCTTGGTCAAGCTGTTCGTCAATGGCCGCGGCAAGCATCAGCTCGAGCTGCAACTCACGGCCGCCGTTCCCGCCGCTGCTGCGTTGCAAACGCTGCACATCGCGCTGCCGGTGGCGACGACGGCGACGTTCGATCTATCGGTGGCCGGCAATGTCGAAGTGAAAGGGGGCGCCTCGGTCGTTAGCCGCAAGTACAACGAAGGGGCCAATCGCACCGATCTCGCGCTGCTCCTCGAACGCGGCCCGATGTCGATTGTCATGTCGCTCAACAACAAGCAAGCGCGCGAGCAACGGCTGGTCGTGGCCCGCACCATTCAAGTCGACGAAATCACGCTCGGCTACGAACGGTTGCATGTAAATGTCGCCCTGCGCATTTTGCATGACCCAGTCGATCGTTTTCGCTTCGTGGTGCCTGCCGGTTTTGAAGTGACGAATGTCAGTTCGCAGCGGCTGTCGCGCTGGGAAGTCAAGCCGGACGACAAAGGCCGGCAAATTCTCGAAGCCGTTCTCAGTGAAGCGACGACCGACGCCACGCTGATCGCTATTTCGGCCAATCGTTCGCCGGAACTCGGTCAGGATTGGCTCGCCAGTTTGCAAAAGTGGAAGCTGCCTCGATTGCAGCCGCTCGATGTCGCTGGAGAAGTCGCCGTGGTCGGTTTGCTGGTCGAAGATCGCCTCGAACCGCAGGAACTCACGACTAAACAGCTCCTGCCCATCGATTCGCCGATTCTCACGCAAGCGATGCCCGAAAGCATCTTCCGCGCTGAACCAGGTGCGCCAATCGTGCGGCATGTCGCGACCTATTACGTTCCCGCCTATATCGACGCCACGCAGTACGATCTCTCAGCCAACTTCGTTCGGCCCGAATCAGGCCTGGTGGTGTCGACCAGTCTCCTCCTGTCGCTCAGCGATCAAGGGCACGACTTGCGCGGTGGATTTATCGTCTCGCCGCTCGCCGAAGATTTGTTTCAAATTCGCCTGAAAGCGCCCCTCGGTTGGCGCGTGCAAGAAGTTCTCGGCGACGACAATCAGCCGTTGCCGATCGAACGCTACGAACTGGCCGACGGCAGCACTCGGCTGCTGGTGACGCTGCGCAAAAGAATTCCTGCTGGACAGCGCGGCAAGATTATTGTGCGCGCGTCGAGCAATCCCGCCGGTTGGCTCGCCGATTGGAAAGAACAGCCCGTCACTTTCCCGCAACTCGAAATCGAAGGAGCCACGCGCGAGGCCGGCGCCGTTGCCGTGCAAACTGGCGATGACCTTGCGGTTCAACCAACGGATCTGAACGGCCTCGTGCCACTGCTGGAAAATGAAAAGCCAGCACAAGGCCTGGCCGGTGTCACCACCGCGGCCGCTTATCGTTTTGAATCGCGTCCTTTCGCGGCCAAGTTTACGGTCGAGCGGAAGCAGCCGTCGCTGGCCGCAGAGGTCTTCTCCTTCGTGCAAGTGTTGCCCGACGCGCTGAAGGCTCACTACGAACTCATCTATCAAGTGCGCGAAGCTCGTACCCGCCAGCTTGCGTTTTCGTTGCCGCTATCGACGCCGAAGGAAATCACCATCATCGGTCTCGACGGCGTGCAGGTAAAAGAACAGCGCAGCGCCGACGAAGGTGACCGCCGCCGCTGGATCGTGCAACTTGCCGATCGGCAGGCCGGCGAAATCCGGCTGACCGTCGATTTTCAGCAACCGCTGGCCGAACGTCAGTTGAAGGACTATCCGCTGCCGCTCGCGCAAGCCGAGGACGTGGAATTTCAATCGGCGTTCATTTCGCTCGAAGGTTCGCCCGAGCTCGAGGTGCAACCGAAGACCACTCTTCGCACGGTTGACGAAGCCGAGCTCTATCAGGCTCGTTACTTGCTCGATAATCCTGCCCAAACCGGCGACCGTCGCCTGATCGGCGCTTATGGTTACACCGGCCGCGATGGCGTGCTGAAGATCGATGTCGTTCGTCGTACGCAACACGTGCTGCCCAGCGCCATCGCCCAGCGGGCCGAGTTGCTCACCCGCATTTCGGCCAATGGCTTGACGCAATCGATCGCGCGTTATGACCTCGTGACGAAAGCGACCATCCTGGAAGTCGCGCTCCCCGGTGATGCAGTCTTGTGGACGATGCTGGTCGATGGTCAGCCGACGAAACCGCAGAAAGAAAAGCACACGCTGCTCGTCAGCTTACCGCCGCGCGAAGACCTGCCGGTTCGCCGCGTGCAAATTGTTTTCGAAACCACCGGCCGCGAACTGAGTCTCGCTCCAACGATCTCTGCCGCAGCGCCCCACTTGCTGCTGCGCGGCAGCGGCGACGAAACCGATCGCGAAGTGCCGCAGGCCGATCTCGAATGGCGGTTGATTCTGCCGAGTGGCTATGTGCTGAAGACCAGCAGCGGTTCGGTGGCGCCAGTTGCCAAACCGCCGCGCGAAATTGCGGCGCTGAAAGTTTGGCAACTGCTGAAGTTCTATGGTGGTGGCATGGGCCCTTATGCATCCGCTAGTCATTACATGCATGAAGATGCTGACCTAAGTCACTATCTCAGCAAGGCAACGCCGCTTGACGATACAAGCTCGATGCCTCCTACCGCCGAAGCCTTGCCACCTCCTGGTGCCGAAGCACCGCAAGCCATGGACCCCTTCGGTGCACCCGCGCCGAATGCAGCATTTCCCGTTGAGCCAGCCCTGCCCAAGAGCGACCCGAAACCGGCCAGCCAACCTGCGGATAATGCTCCGCCGCCGTTGCCCCCGCAGGCCGGACCGCAGCCACCTCCCGCGGCCAAACCGGCCGAGCCCTCGATGCCGGCGAAGCCGCCGATCATTGTTCAAGAAGAGCCACGCGAACTAATGTCGGTCGTGTCTGGTCGCGCCGACATTTTCTCCGCTCTCGAAGGGGTCAGCAGCTTGCCGATCGACTTCCGCCCCGCTCGCGCTGAAACGATCGAAACCTTTCGCAGCCTTGGTGTCGATCCCCGACTCGAAGTGACCCTCGTCGATAGCACCCGCATTCGCTGGGCTGCCTGGGGCGTCGGCTTGCTCGTGTTTCTGATGGGGACTGCGCTCACTTATCGGCCGGCTAAAAACCAGGCCGGTTTCGTTGTGATCTTTTTGCTGTTGAGTTCCTTGCCGCTGCTCCTCACCAGCGAACTCGACGATCTCGCGCCGGTCTTCGACGCTGCGTTCTACGCGGCCTGCGCGCTCGTGCCCTATTATCTCATCGCGTCGGTCCTGTTCTCGCTCCGGCGAGCCATTCTGCGGCGGTTGCCAGCCGATTGGTTCCAGACCGAAGCGACGAACATTCCACTCGCGACGAACACCGGCACCATCATCGCGCCGCTGCTCCTCTGCCTGCTGTTGCTCGGTAACTCGACGAACGCAGTCGCCCAAGCTCCTGCGTATCCGTTGCCTGAAGGGGCCAAAGCAGTCGAGCTCAAGGATCTGCTGCCGCTGCTCGAACCGGGCGGTCCGGTCACGGTCCCTGCCGATGCGGTGATCATTCCCTTTGATGCGAACGACCCCGATGGCGTCGCCCAAGCGAAGAAGGTCCTCATTCCGTATGCGAAGTTCATCGAGCTCTGGAATCGGGCGCATCCCGACAAGCCGAAGGAAGCCAAGCCGGCGCCGATCGACTTCGCGATCCTCGCGGCCAACTACGAAGCTACGCTCGCGGCGACCGACGATCTGCTCGTCACCGGCAAGCTCACCATCGAGGTCCTGGGCGACAAGCCCGTAGCCATTCCGCTGCCGTTCTCGGGCGGTGTGCTGGTGAAAGCAACGCTCGATGGCCAGCCCGCGCGGCTGCAAGTCGTCGCGCCGCAACCAGCCCCCGCCGCGCAACAACCGCAGCAACAACAAGATTCAAAATCCATCCCGCCGAACGTCGAAAATGGCGGCGTGATCATCCTGCACACGCAAGGCGCTGGCCGAAAGACCGCCGAAGTTTCGTTCCGCCTCGGTCTCACGCGGCGCGGCGGCTGGCGACAAGTAGCGGCTTCGCTGCCGCTCGGCGGCGCCAATCAACTCGCGCTCACTATTCCCGAAACTGCCACCGAAGTCCGCATTGCCGGCACGCCGGACAAGGACAACTTTGAAACAAAGGCCGCCAACGAAAAGATCGAAACGACCCTCGTCGGCGCCGGCGGCGGCCGCTTGGACCTGCAATGGCGGCCAAAGGTCGCGGTCGGGCAAATCGATCAGAGCCTGACCGCCAAGAGCACCAGCGTGCTCGACGTGCGCGAAGACGCTCTGCGCTTGACCTGGATCGGCGAATTGAACTTCGGTCGCGGCACGCGCGATCAATTCGAATTCAGCCTGCCGCTGGGTTACTCGATCGAACAAGTCGTGAGCGACAACATCCGCGGCTGGCAAACCAAGCCCGATGCTGCCCAGCAGATTGTCAACGTCACGCTCCTCAAGCCGGCCACCGGCTCGGAAAAGATCACGCTCGTCCTCTCCAAACGGGGCCGCATCGGCACGGGCGAGTTCGCCACGTTCGACGCCCCAGCCGTGTTCGTCAGCGGCGCTGCCTTGCAACAAGGCGAGATCATGATTCGCCGCAGCCCGCGCATCGAACTGCGCACCGAAGCCGCGACCGGCCTGTCGCGGGCCGATAGCGATGGTCAGCTGAATAATGTCGTGCACGCTGCCGATGCCGAGGATCCGTCGATTCTGAATCTGCGGCCGTATCAGGTTTATCGCTTCGTCACTTCCGGCGCCGGCAATAAATTCACGCTCCGCTTGAACGCCGCCGAAACGGCCGCGGCCACGGCAGCCGATGTTCGTTCAGTGCTGCGAGTTGCCGAGCGCGAAACGACACTCGAATCAAAGATCACCTTTCGCCCCCAAGGCCAGCCGCTGTATCACGTCGAAGTGTTGCTACCAGCCGGTTTCGAGATCGACGAACTCCAGCCGACCGAGGTTAACTGGTCGGTGGTGAACGATGCCGCCAGCAATCGGAAGAAACTGAGCGTCCATCTGCTCGATGGCCGCGAGAGCGAATTCACCCTCACGCTGCTCGGCCACTTTGCCAAGCGGGAGAAGTGGGAAGAACTCGCCGCACCGGTCATCAGCGTGCTCGGCGTCGAACGGCAGCAGGGCGAGATCGCCGTCCTTTCTGATCCCGACACCGATGTGCAGGCTACCAATCTGAAGAACGCCGAAACGGGCCTGTTGCAGCAAACCTTCGGCTGGCTGAAGGCGGAACAACAACCGCTGGCCCGCGTCGCGCTCAAGTATCGCGCTGCCGACTACTCGGCGACATTCAAGCTGACGCGCAAGACGCCGCGCGTGACGGTTCGTAGTGTGAGCAACGTGAAAGTGACGCGCCGTTCGATCGAAGAGACCATGCTGCTCGAGTATCAAATCACCGATGCCGGCATTCACGAGTTGCAATTCATGTTGCCGGAAAGTTTCCGCACCGCGCGCATTCGCATTCCGCAGGAAGAATCGTTGCTGCAGCGCAAAAAGATCACGCCGGCCACCGAAAACGGCCAGCCGTTGCCCGGTTGGATTCTGGTAACGTTGTCGCTGCAAGACGATGTGACCGACCGCCTCGGTGTGATTGTCGAGCAAGATCGACTCCTCACCGACAAGCCGCAGGACGTTGCCATTCCGCGCTCGCTGACGGGGACCACAGCCCAGCGACTCGTCGTGATCGAAAACGTCGGCCGCGATGAAGTGGTGGAAGTTAATCGCGTCGGCCTCGAACCGATTTCGCGTCAGCAGCAGGCCTGGCAGGAAATGACTCGCCTGCTGGGGAATGCGGACGACAGCATCGTGACGCAGGCCTACGTCGTGAACAGCGACAAGGCGCCGAGCCTCACGTTCAAGACGCAGCAGAATCAACAAGTACAAACCGCGCAGGCCCGCATCGAGTTTGCCCGGACCACGCTCATCGTCGACGAAGCCGGCGGCTATCGCGCGCTGGTCGTCTTCCAGGTGAGCAACAGCACCGAGCAATATCTCGACATCGCGATTCCAGCTGGCGCCAAGCTGTGGACCGCCATCGTGCGCGGCCAACCGGTGAAGCCCGTCGAAAAGACGCCGGCGGTAGTCGGCGAGATGCGGATTCCGCTCATCAAGACACCAGCCGGCAGCGGCGATTACTCGGTTTCGATCCGTTACGCCGGCAGCGTCGGCCGACTCCGCTCGCTGCGCTCGATCGACTTCCCGCTGCTCCGCACGCAAAACATCAACGTCGAGCAAAGCCAGGTGCAACTCTACTTGCCTGATGATTTCGAGTGGCCGCACTTCGGCGGCACGATGTCGCAAGTGAAGAGCGAGAACGAACTAGAGGAAGGCTTTCAACGCTATTTCAACAAGAAAGTGGAAGAAGCAAAACAGTCGCTGCAGAGCGAAGACCTGAATACGAAGTTGCGAGCCCAGGCCAATCTCTCGGGCTTGCTGCAGACCTGGCAATTCAATTCGGCCAGCCGTTCGGCCAATAATCTCGAGCAGTCGGGGCTCGCTCAGCGCAACTACTCCGAGCTGCAATCGGCCCAGCAAGAAGCAGCCGAGCAGGTGCAAATGCAGATCGACGAATTGCAGTCGAACGACAACCGTTATCGCCTCAATGGCGCGCTGATGGAACAGAAAGTGGCCCGCAGCAAGAACGTCGTCACGCAACTCGGCAACAACTTCGAAGCGGCTGGCGCGAAGCCGGACGATGCGAAGGAGTCGAAGGGAAAAGGTGAGCTCGCTTATAACCCGCAATTCCTCAAGGGAAACAAGCTCGACACGGAAGAGTCGAACAAGCGAGTGATTCAGGAAGAGCTGAAGAAGACTGCCGAGCAGTTATCAACAAAAGACCAGCTGCTTCCCAAGTCGCGCGAGCCTGCCGCCAAACAACCGCAACAGGGCGAGGCTCCCCAGAGTCGCGTTTCGCGCGGCGGCAAGGTGCAACAACAAGCCAAGGATCTAAACGGAGATCGCGCGGGACTTAATCAGCAGCTCAATGATCTCGATCAGAAATTTGAAACTGATCGTGCGGCAGCGATCGCTGATAAGGAACGAACGCAGAACAATGCGGGAGGCCCAGCGGCCAACTTCTACGGCGGTCGCGGATTGTCGCCGCGCGGCCCCGCCGCAGCGAACGCCAAGCCCGATGCCGTTCAAAACCAAAACCCTGGCCAAGGACAAGGCCAGGCCTTTAATAACAACGAGCAATCGAAGGCGCGCGACAATGCCTTCCGCTATCAGCAACGATTGAACGAAGATCAAGCGCAACAGCAGCAGGCTCTGCAACTGCCGAATCAGCCCGTCGCGCCGCAAAACGGCGGTCAGCAAAGCAACGGGCAAATGGGCCAAGGACAAATGCCCGGCCGGCCCAATGATGATCAAACATTCGGGTTCTACTTTGGTTTGTCGCGCGACGGTGCGCCGCAAGGTCACTCCTTACTCGGCAATCAAATAGGCGGTGTGGGTGGTGGCGGTATGGCTGTCGGTGGCGGCGGAGGGATGGGCCCCGGACAATCGGCGGCAGCACCTGGTTCGCAGCCGGCGACCGGCCTCGCCAGTCTCGACATCGATGTGCCGGCGCGCGGCCGAGTCTATCTCTTCACCATTCCGCGCGGCGAAACCAAGATCACCGCCCAACCGATCGCGCGCGATCTGACAGCTCGGCTTATCAACCTGGCGATTGTTGTGGCGATTATCGTGGTTGGCGTGGTGATCTATCGCATCGCCCGCCAGCTTCCTGTTCGCCAGGCAACGGGCACGATTGCCTTCGCCAACCTGCTGATTCTGCTCGGCATGCTCAGCGTGTTGTTCTCGATCCTGCCGATTTACGGCTTCATCCTGATCGGGCTCGGCATCGTGCTGCTGGTCCGCCGCATCCTCGATATGCGGCGGGCGGTGGCGACTGCTTAAGAGTTGTTGGGCAGAGAGTTAGCCCAGCCAGGTCGGTTCGACCTGGTAACCAAACTGGGCCGCTTCGCGCACGTGCTGCTGCAGTTGCGACTGACTCAAGCCGCGAATGCGAGCGGCTTCGGCTAGGCTGAAGCCCGCCGTGAGTGTCCGCCAGGTCCAGTAGTATTCCGGCAGCGAATCGTCGCCGTTCTTGGCGAACAGAGTTCCCGCTGGTTTCGCGGCTGGCGGAGTTGGCAGTTTCGGCGCGGACGGCTTCGGTTCAGCGACCTTTGGTTCAGGCTGCGGCGGCGGTGGAATTTTCGCCGGCTCGAACTTCGTCCCGCCAAACTTCACGGGAATCTCGAATTTTGGCTGCGGCGCTGTTTCGCGCAGGGCATCGAGCTCGGCAAAGGTCGGTGCGTACTCTTCTTCGTCATCGATTGGCGGCGGCTCGCGCCGGGGTGGCTCTTTGCGCGGCGGTTCGTGAACAGACTCTTTCGCAACCAGCGCTGTCGATGTTTTGACAAACGGCCCGACGGTTCGCAAACGATCGAGCAGCTCGCGCTCGACGGGCAAACTTTGCGTGAGCGGAATCGTGCCGCGCATCACCGCTTCGCCCTGCTCGGTGATTTCGATCATCGGCCTGCCGCGCTCGTATTCCTCTTGCTTGAGCAGTCGCAAGCGCAATAGTGCGTCGACAATGGCGGTCACTTCGGGTTGCTTAAGCGTTTGCAGCATGCCAAACGTGGGCAACCTTGCCAGGCCGAAACGGGTGACGTCTTTCGAAGTCGAACCGCAGAGCATTCGCACCAGCAGCCCTTTGCCAAAGCGGCCGTTGATGCGGGCTGCGCCGCTGAGCACGATTCGCACCGCTTCGACCACGTGCTGATGCAACGCCGCTGGCTTGCTCGCGGCGCTGGCGTTGTTGCCGACGCTGCTGCCAGCCGCGAGCGAAACATCGCGCACGCCGCCGCAGTTGTCGCACAGGCCGCAGTCGCCGGGGCTCGCATCGCCGAAGTAATCGAGCACGGCCCGCTGTCGACAGCGGCCCGTCTCGGCATAGTCGATCATCTTGTCGAGCTTGGCGTACTCCGCTTCTTTGCGGCGGTTGGCTTCGACAAAATCGATCCCCAGCTCGTCGAAATCCTTATCGCGCTCCAGCATGTGAATGGCCCGCCCCCGAAACGGCGGCACATAGCTGAAGGCTTGCAGTTTGTTGAGCTCCTTGAGCGCGCGATTGACAGCCGTCACTTCCATGTCGGCTTGCTTGGCCACGTAATCGGCCCGCATGAAGACTCGCTCGTTGCGAACCTCTCCCATCAGGCGCTCGATGACTTGCAGCACCTTGCGGGCGTTCTTCGCGTCGCGCGGCAGCAGGTCGACAAGCGTTGGCAGATCGCTATCGATACGGACCGCCCCCATATTCTGCCGCGAGTCGAGTCGTTCGAGCGCGCCGCATTGCTCCAGCAGTTTTTCGCAAGCGCTCACTCCCTCGTTGGAGATCGGCAGGTTGAGCGTTTCCTTGATGTCTTGCAGCGTGTGCTCGATGGGATCTTCTTCGAGCTCGCGCAGATAGTCGTACACGTCGGCGACGGTGTCCGGCGGCGGATACGAGCTGTCGATGAAGAATTCCTGGATCTTCCGATCGGCCCAGCTATACAGCAGCACGCAGCGCGAACGCTCGCCATCGCGTCCCGCGCGGCCCGCTTCTTGATAGTAGGCTTCGAGACTGCCGGGAATGTTGTAATGGACGACGAACCGCAGATCGCGCTTGTCGATGCCCATGCCGAAGGCGTTGGTGGCGACGATGATCTGCACGCGATCCGACATGAACGCTTCTTGCACGCTGCGGCGTTCATCGGGGGCGAGCCCCGCATGATAAAAGGCCACCTTGCGCTTCACGCCGGCTTCGGCGAGCATGTCGACCAGTTCGCCGCAGCGCTTGCGAGTCGCGGCGTAGATGATTCCCGCGCCGGACGTTTCTTCCAGAAACTCGAGCAGTTCGCGGCTCTTCTCGGCCTGGCTGTGGGCCGTGATGACTTCGAAATGCAGATTCGTTCGGCGAAAACCCGTGATGAAGGTCTGCGGATCGCGCAGCTGAAGTTGCTTCAGCACATCCTCGCGCACGACGGGCGTGGCCGTTGCCGTGAGGGCGATGGTCGGCGGACTGCCGATTCGCTGTCGCAGTAAACCGAGGCGGGCGTAGTCGGGACGAAAGTCATGGCCCCATTCGCTGATGCAGTGTGCTTCGTCGATGGCGAGGAGCTCGACGCGCGTTGATCGCAACTTTTCGGCAAACATCGAATTGCGAAGTCGCTCGGGCGCGATGTAGACCAGGCGATAATCGCCCGCCGCCATCCGGTCCATCCGCTCCCGCTGCTCAACGGGCGTGAGCGAGCTATTGATA
It contains:
- a CDS encoding RecQ family ATP-dependent DNA helicase; this encodes MDVADINIEDYLAPFGLRQFRPGQQDAIRAVLARQDCLCIMPTGGGKSLCYQLPAIARSGLTLVVSPLIALMKDQVDALQSLGISATFINSSLTPVEQRERMDRMAAGDYRLVYIAPERLRNSMFAEKLRSTRVELLAIDEAHCISEWGHDFRPDYARLGLLRQRIGSPPTIALTATATPVVREDVLKQLQLRDPQTFITGFRRTNLHFEVITAHSQAEKSRELLEFLEETSGAGIIYAATRKRCGELVDMLAEAGVKRKVAFYHAGLAPDERRSVQEAFMSDRVQIIVATNAFGMGIDKRDLRFVVHYNIPGSLEAYYQEAGRAGRDGERSRCVLLYSWADRKIQEFFIDSSYPPPDTVADVYDYLRELEEDPIEHTLQDIKETLNLPISNEGVSACEKLLEQCGALERLDSRQNMGAVRIDSDLPTLVDLLPRDAKNARKVLQVIERLMGEVRNERVFMRADYVAKQADMEVTAVNRALKELNKLQAFSYVPPFRGRAIHMLERDKDFDELGIDFVEANRRKEAEYAKLDKMIDYAETGRCRQRAVLDYFGDASPGDCGLCDNCGGVRDVSLAAGSSVGNNASAASKPAALHQHVVEAVRIVLSGAARINGRFGKGLLVRMLCGSTSKDVTRFGLARLPTFGMLQTLKQPEVTAIVDALLRLRLLKQEEYERGRPMIEITEQGEAVMRGTIPLTQSLPVERELLDRLRTVGPFVKTSTALVAKESVHEPPRKEPPRREPPPIDDEEEYAPTFAELDALRETAPQPKFEIPVKFGGTKFEPAKIPPPPQPEPKVAEPKPSAPKLPTPPAAKPAGTLFAKNGDDSLPEYYWTWRTLTAGFSLAEAARIRGLSQSQLQQHVREAAQFGYQVEPTWLG